Proteins found in one Paenibacillus sp. FSL R10-2782 genomic segment:
- a CDS encoding cupin domain-containing protein, with protein MAEIFIRNTNVRISDEDKVREFLESQEVLYEHWDASKLSGELQENFTLTDEQKLAVLSTFEAEIKDLVARRGYKIWDVITLSEATPNLDELLAKFEQIHTHTEDEIRAIVAGKGIFIIKGPEEIGYFNVELSPGDVISVPENIPHFFTLMENQKIVAVRLFIEENGWIAEPFEDPSFIKA; from the coding sequence ATGGCTGAAATCTTTATACGCAATACGAATGTACGAATTAGCGATGAAGACAAGGTACGTGAATTTTTGGAAAGTCAAGAGGTATTGTACGAGCATTGGGATGCCTCCAAGCTGTCCGGGGAGCTGCAAGAAAACTTCACCCTGACAGATGAACAAAAATTGGCTGTTCTAAGCACTTTTGAAGCCGAAATCAAGGATTTAGTCGCCCGCCGTGGGTATAAAATATGGGACGTTATCACCTTGTCCGAAGCAACGCCGAATTTGGACGAGCTGCTTGCCAAGTTTGAGCAAATTCATACCCATACAGAAGATGAAATCCGTGCTATTGTAGCAGGCAAAGGTATTTTCATCATTAAAGGTCCTGAAGAAATCGGTTATTTTAATGTTGAGCTCTCACCGGGTGACGTTATTTCCGTACCAGAAAATATTCCTCACTTCTTTACCTTAATGGAGAATCAGAAGATCGTCGCAGTACGTTTGTTCATCGAAGAAAATGGCTGGATTGCCGAACCGTTTGAAGATCCATCGTTTATTAAGGCATAA
- a CDS encoding HAD family hydrolase, which yields MAIQAVMFDLDDTLLWDERSVEEAFDAACQTGSQEAGVDSEALEEAVRKEARSLYESYETFSFTQLIGINPFEGLWANFTAGEQPEFRQLEQLAPAYRKESWRRGLQQLGIDNEELAQKLATQFALERRSRPHVYEETFEILEQLKGQYKLLLLTNGSPDLQQEKLDGVPQLAPFFDHVVISGSFGKGKPDPSIFQHALGLLGIEPEHALMVGDKLTTDIQGALAAGVHSVWVNRNAKTNTTEIKPKFEIKHLSELNGIIQSFK from the coding sequence ATGGCGATTCAGGCCGTAATGTTCGATCTTGATGATACACTTCTGTGGGATGAGCGCAGCGTAGAAGAGGCATTTGACGCGGCCTGCCAGACAGGCTCCCAGGAAGCAGGCGTTGATTCAGAAGCTTTGGAAGAAGCAGTCCGCAAGGAAGCGCGTTCTTTGTATGAGTCTTATGAAACCTTCAGTTTTACTCAATTGATTGGTATTAATCCGTTTGAGGGATTGTGGGCGAATTTTACGGCAGGAGAGCAGCCTGAGTTCCGGCAATTGGAACAGTTGGCACCTGCTTATCGAAAGGAATCTTGGCGTAGAGGTCTCCAACAGCTGGGGATAGATAATGAGGAGTTGGCGCAGAAGCTGGCAACCCAATTTGCTTTGGAAAGACGCTCCCGTCCCCATGTTTATGAAGAAACGTTTGAGATTCTGGAGCAATTGAAAGGGCAGTATAAGCTTCTTTTGTTGACAAACGGCTCCCCTGATCTACAGCAGGAAAAGCTGGATGGGGTTCCGCAGTTAGCTCCATTTTTTGATCACGTTGTTATTTCAGGTTCGTTTGGTAAAGGCAAGCCTGATCCGTCTATTTTTCAGCATGCTTTGGGGCTTCTTGGTATTGAGCCTGAACATGCTTTAATGGTTGGGGATAAGCTGACGACTGATATTCAAGGAGCTCTGGCAGCAGGTGTGCACTCCGTGTGGGTGAACCGAAACGCCAAAACCAATACTACAGAAATCAAGCCAAAGTTCGAAATTAAGCATCTGTCCGAATTGAATGGAATTATTCAATCGTTTAAGTAA
- a CDS encoding DUF896 domain-containing protein, whose translation MDIDSLVQRINELARKAKAEGLTEEETTERANLREIYLDNIRRNFRQQLDTIEIVDEDASKGNGGLTH comes from the coding sequence TTGGATATAGACAGCTTGGTACAGCGCATCAATGAATTGGCTCGCAAAGCAAAAGCCGAAGGATTGACGGAAGAGGAAACAACAGAGCGCGCCAATCTTCGGGAAATTTATTTGGATAACATTCGCCGTAATTTTCGGCAGCAACTTGATACGATTGAAATTGTGGACGAAGATGCGTCGAAGGGAAATGGTGGGCTGACACATTAA
- a CDS encoding LysM peptidoglycan-binding domain-containing protein, producing MKYSTYQSIFPLNLEKMQNVRNERKAQLVRTITNSILSKLLILVIISWIAGTGVLTVFAAPSVPNVEVTKLIVQPGDTLWRIASNHKPKRMDTRVYIEGIVRINGLEERGVQAGQVLKLPHF from the coding sequence ATGAAATATAGCACATATCAAAGTATTTTTCCATTGAATTTAGAAAAGATGCAAAATGTCCGGAATGAGAGAAAGGCACAGCTTGTACGGACCATTACTAACAGTATTCTCTCCAAACTTCTTATTCTGGTTATCATCTCCTGGATTGCGGGTACAGGTGTACTGACGGTATTCGCGGCTCCATCGGTTCCGAATGTAGAGGTAACCAAACTTATTGTGCAGCCTGGGGACACATTGTGGCGGATTGCTTCCAATCATAAACCGAAACGAATGGATACACGGGTATATATAGAAGGAATTGTTCGGATTAACGGACTGGAAGAACGGGGAGTGCAGGCAGGCCAGGTTTTAAAGCTTCCACACTTCTGA
- the lexA gene encoding transcriptional repressor LexA, whose amino-acid sequence MSKISSRQQAILEFIRNEVRLKGYPPSVREIGEAVGLASSSTVHGHLDRLEKKGLIRRDPTKPRAIELLGQDESDNSNLINYSISRVPVVGKVTAGLPITATENIEDYFPLPQHFVGEDKIFMLSVVGESMIEAGIANGDYVIVRQQQTADNGDIVVAMTDEDEATVKTFYKEKDHIRLQPENPAFEPLRLTHVSILGKVVGLFRDFH is encoded by the coding sequence ATGTCTAAGATTTCAAGCCGCCAGCAGGCCATTCTTGAATTTATCCGCAATGAAGTGCGTCTAAAGGGTTATCCCCCTTCTGTGCGCGAAATAGGTGAGGCTGTCGGATTGGCTTCCAGTTCTACGGTTCACGGTCATTTGGATCGTTTGGAGAAAAAGGGACTGATTCGTCGTGATCCAACGAAACCACGGGCCATCGAGTTACTCGGTCAAGATGAATCGGATAACAGCAACTTGATTAATTACTCAATTAGTCGTGTGCCGGTCGTCGGCAAAGTTACAGCTGGTTTGCCTATTACAGCAACAGAAAATATTGAAGATTACTTTCCTCTTCCCCAACATTTTGTTGGTGAGGATAAAATATTCATGTTATCTGTTGTAGGAGAAAGCATGATTGAAGCTGGTATTGCTAACGGAGACTATGTCATTGTACGTCAACAGCAGACAGCCGATAACGGCGACATTGTCGTGGCCATGACGGACGAGGACGAGGCTACTGTTAAAACTTTTTACAAGGAAAAAGATCATATCCGACTTCAACCGGAAAATCCGGCCTTTGAACCGCTTCGTCTGACGCACGTCAGTATTTTGGGCAAGGTTGTAGGACTCTTCCGGGACTTCCACTAA
- a CDS encoding LytTR family transcriptional regulator DNA-binding domain-containing protein encodes MLNLTVSAVPGGINKGENIPVDKVLFISKGHKRDQILVHTFEKTYYMIGTLKHWESFLNNNGFRFLNVDRSNTLNVEKVKIVNGIFKDAYFECEITKTSKRCPISYHRFGEVIEEMGFINSNIIFTGVATR; translated from the coding sequence ATGCTAAACCTAACCGTATCAGCTGTTCCTGGAGGTATTAACAAGGGTGAAAACATACCCGTGGACAAGGTTCTTTTCATATCTAAAGGACATAAGAGGGATCAGATTCTAGTTCACACATTCGAAAAAACATATTACATGATCGGCACCTTAAAGCATTGGGAAAGCTTCCTAAATAATAATGGGTTCCGTTTCTTGAATGTGGACAGAAGCAATACTCTGAATGTGGAGAAGGTGAAAATTGTTAATGGCATTTTCAAAGACGCTTACTTTGAATGTGAGATAACAAAAACGTCGAAGAGGTGTCCAATCTCTTATCACCGATTTGGAGAGGTTATAGAGGAAATGGGTTTCATTAATTCGAACATAATCTTCACTGGAGTTGCTACTAGATAG
- a CDS encoding cyclic lactone autoinducer peptide: MKSPIFSKFKIGMYYNAAILLTSLAVASVSTASLSWIHSPEPPEELLK, translated from the coding sequence ATGAAAAGTCCTATATTTAGTAAATTTAAAATTGGCATGTACTACAATGCCGCCATATTACTGACTTCACTTGCAGTTGCATCAGTGAGTACAGCGAGTTTGTCTTGGATTCACAGTCCCGAACCACCTGAAGAACTGTTGAAATAA
- a CDS encoding accessory gene regulator B family protein, whose translation MIIIKNLDTIALDIATHIKTVVPDHPASIAVLKHGIAVVINTVSIIVLTIGLSFITGKVQETILAMISFSILRQVVGGIHLRSNVVCIVVSTALLTALSFVNLNYNGIVITSVLSIILVLVYAPSRIDGKTRIPKRHYPLLKIFGVFIITLNLWLAISVVAASFFVQSLTLIGGRCEK comes from the coding sequence GTGATTATTATAAAAAATCTTGATACTATCGCTCTTGATATTGCAACTCATATCAAAACAGTTGTACCGGATCATCCAGCTTCTATTGCGGTTTTAAAACATGGAATAGCCGTTGTGATTAATACAGTTTCAATTATTGTGTTAACTATCGGTCTTTCATTTATTACGGGTAAGGTGCAGGAAACCATACTGGCGATGATATCTTTTTCTATACTGCGTCAAGTTGTAGGAGGAATACATTTAAGGAGCAATGTGGTATGTATTGTTGTATCTACAGCTTTACTTACTGCCTTGTCCTTTGTGAATTTAAACTATAATGGGATAGTTATTACGTCGGTATTAAGTATAATACTTGTCTTAGTTTACGCCCCGTCTAGAATAGACGGGAAGACTCGTATACCTAAACGGCACTACCCATTGTTGAAGATTTTCGGAGTCTTCATAATAACACTTAATTTGTGGCTGGCTATTTCGGTGGTAGCTGCTAGTTTTTTTGTTCAGAGCTTAACATTAATAGGAGGGAGGTGCGAAAAATGA
- a CDS encoding OsmC family protein: MPNVQTFKATAHLKDGVKVVTNVRQFELVIDEPKNLGGTDTGMNPVEALLASLGACQSIVARVYAAKFNVELEDFRVDIEGDLDLDGFFNRSEIRPGYSDIRYTFYIKTNSSAEKVEQFVQFLESKCPVGDTIANPVNLKLNRVVIEN; encoded by the coding sequence ATGCCAAATGTTCAAACATTCAAAGCAACTGCCCATTTAAAGGATGGGGTTAAAGTCGTTACCAATGTAAGACAATTCGAACTGGTCATCGACGAGCCGAAAAACCTTGGGGGTACTGACACGGGAATGAATCCTGTAGAAGCTTTGCTTGCCTCCCTGGGCGCATGCCAATCCATTGTGGCCAGGGTATATGCTGCCAAATTCAATGTAGAGCTTGAAGATTTTAGGGTAGATATTGAAGGTGACCTGGATCTCGACGGATTTTTTAACAGATCTGAAATCCGCCCTGGTTACTCCGATATACGATACACGTTCTACATCAAGACCAATTCGTCTGCCGAGAAGGTCGAACAATTCGTGCAATTTCTGGAGAGCAAATGTCCTGTGGGCGACACGATTGCCAATCCGGTAAATCTCAAGCTGAATCGCGTCGTTATTGAAAATTGA
- a CDS encoding IS3 family transposase, which yields MSKKTFTTKEVKQLSENPYVKSASTKGITYTDEFRQLFITSNQQGKLPMDIFESCGFEVQIVGMTRIKAAAKRWRARYREQGDLGLHDARGTVILKYNLRRMVSYLCGIAGVSKSGYYRYWTASSIHRRNQKEQADEEIRVHVSKAFDFKKRNKGARSIKMTLEGQFQIVWNLKRIRRIMKKYGIVCPHRKANPYKRMMKATQEHRVVPNLLQRNFKQGVPGKILLTDITYLSYGKGKRAYLSTIKDSSTNEILAYHVSERATMDLATNTLLHLQKNRRFKKTQDAFIHSDQGTHYTHPDFQKKVKRMGLGQSMSRRGNCWDNAPQESFFGHFNDEISLKNCTTLDEVKREIKAYMTYYNYYRYQWNLKRMTPVQYRDHLLQTV from the coding sequence ATGAGTAAAAAAACGTTTACAACAAAAGAAGTGAAACAACTTTCCGAAAACCCGTATGTGAAGTCTGCATCGACCAAAGGAATTACGTATACAGATGAGTTCAGACAACTCTTTATTACATCGAATCAGCAAGGAAAGCTGCCCATGGACATTTTTGAGTCCTGTGGGTTCGAAGTACAGATCGTTGGAATGACTCGCATCAAAGCCGCTGCAAAACGGTGGAGAGCCCGTTACAGAGAGCAAGGCGACTTAGGCTTGCACGATGCAAGAGGCACCGTGATTCTGAAATACAATCTCCGACGAATGGTGAGCTATCTGTGCGGGATTGCAGGTGTCTCCAAAAGCGGCTACTACCGGTATTGGACCGCGTCATCCATCCACAGGCGCAATCAGAAAGAGCAGGCTGACGAGGAAATCCGAGTTCACGTCAGCAAGGCCTTCGATTTTAAAAAGCGTAACAAAGGAGCGCGCTCCATCAAGATGACACTGGAAGGACAATTTCAGATCGTCTGGAATCTCAAGCGAATCCGAAGAATCATGAAAAAATATGGTATCGTATGTCCTCATCGAAAAGCGAATCCGTACAAGCGAATGATGAAGGCAACCCAGGAGCATCGAGTCGTGCCTAACTTATTACAACGTAACTTCAAACAGGGAGTGCCTGGCAAGATTCTTCTCACCGATATTACCTACTTAAGTTATGGAAAAGGGAAGCGAGCCTATCTGTCCACGATCAAGGATAGCTCCACCAATGAAATTTTGGCTTATCATGTGTCGGAGCGAGCCACCATGGATCTGGCGACAAACACCTTGCTTCACTTACAGAAGAATCGTAGATTCAAGAAGACCCAAGACGCCTTCATTCATTCCGATCAAGGTACCCACTACACTCATCCGGATTTTCAGAAGAAAGTGAAACGTATGGGTCTCGGGCAATCCATGTCCAGACGGGGAAATTGCTGGGACAATGCTCCGCAGGAATCCTTCTTTGGTCATTTTAATGATGAAATATCGCTGAAGAACTGCACCACGCTGGATGAAGTCAAACGAGAAATCAAGGCATATATGACCTACTACAACTACTACAGATACCAATGGAATTTAAAAAGGATGACCCCCGTTCAGTACAGAGATCATCTTCTTCAAACAGTATAG
- a CDS encoding SH3 domain-containing protein yields the protein MSKKVKMFLAIFSIFAVFGSTAAFAAETKATDELTSPTDLQSQTVTNTANSILVPATEAELQVQFKHDFQGTVIGNGVRLRSTPSKTGAILESMYSGEKVWIDQSYPTNGWYHVTRISTGRTGYVSDDYIQPDFE from the coding sequence ATGAGTAAGAAAGTTAAAATGTTTTTGGCAATTTTTTCGATCTTTGCTGTATTTGGAAGTACGGCCGCTTTTGCAGCAGAAACTAAGGCGACAGATGAGTTGACATCACCGACTGATCTGCAAAGTCAGACGGTTACAAATACTGCAAATTCAATACTTGTTCCTGCCACAGAGGCAGAACTTCAAGTTCAGTTTAAACATGATTTCCAAGGGACTGTTATAGGGAACGGTGTTCGCTTACGGTCTACTCCTTCTAAAACGGGGGCAATTTTAGAATCGATGTATAGTGGTGAAAAAGTCTGGATTGATCAGAGCTACCCTACAAATGGTTGGTATCATGTTACCAGAATATCCACCGGTCGCACAGGTTATGTTTCTGACGATTATATTCAGCCTGATTTTGAGTGA
- a CDS encoding bZIP transcription factor, translated as MKIVTSIMVVAAFLTISACSSGNTEVSKDNQVQKLQAELATAKKENEALKSVSNGNSQSADSKIEAATDKYPTISKGTPVTIKDYAEITVKDTKFAKKIIPSNASGLYSLYESKEADSTYFALILKAKNLGSSGVDSSKVAIVNLKFDNKYDYETFSTIEEKGGEDFGYTRGTDIDPLKTATLYYLVKVPNEVAKSTKPLNAEILVQDKIYNYKVR; from the coding sequence ATGAAAATCGTAACATCTATAATGGTGGTTGCTGCTTTCTTAACAATTAGCGCTTGTTCGTCTGGCAATACAGAGGTCAGTAAAGACAATCAAGTGCAGAAACTTCAAGCAGAGTTGGCAACTGCCAAGAAAGAAAACGAGGCGCTTAAAAGCGTTTCAAACGGCAATTCTCAATCGGCAGATTCAAAGATAGAAGCCGCAACTGACAAATACCCTACTATTAGCAAAGGCACGCCTGTGACCATCAAAGACTATGCAGAGATCACTGTTAAAGATACTAAATTCGCAAAAAAGATTATTCCGTCGAATGCTAGTGGGCTCTATAGTCTGTATGAGTCAAAAGAAGCAGATTCTACATACTTTGCCTTAATACTTAAAGCGAAAAATTTGGGTTCCAGTGGCGTGGATTCCAGTAAAGTTGCAATTGTGAACTTAAAATTTGATAATAAATATGATTATGAAACATTCTCTACTATTGAGGAGAAGGGTGGAGAGGATTTTGGATATACAAGAGGGACAGATATTGATCCTCTTAAAACAGCTACACTTTATTATCTAGTCAAAGTGCCTAACGAGGTAGCAAAAAGTACCAAACCATTGAATGCAGAAATTTTAGTACAAGATAAAATATACAACTATAAAGTAAGATAA